In the genome of Christensenella timonensis, one region contains:
- a CDS encoding TspO/MBR family protein — MSVMNGTLEHESKGKRALALIACIAAPILLGFLSSALSGDMEAMYDSLNLPPLSPPNQLFGIVWPIMYALMGIAFYLVIREHTDAHLKRMAVVFYIIQLVLNIFWSPVFFGGDAFVPASVIIIAMDILTAITIRYFLAVRRAAGYLLVPYLVWLLFATYLSIGVAVLNP, encoded by the coding sequence ATGTCTGTAATGAATGGAACATTAGAACATGAATCAAAAGGAAAGAGGGCGCTCGCACTGATCGCCTGTATCGCGGCGCCCATATTGCTCGGTTTCCTTTCCTCGGCGCTGTCCGGCGATATGGAAGCAATGTACGATAGCCTTAACTTGCCGCCGCTGTCGCCGCCCAACCAGTTGTTTGGAATTGTCTGGCCCATTATGTACGCGCTGATGGGTATCGCGTTTTATCTCGTGATCCGAGAACATACGGATGCGCATTTGAAGCGCATGGCGGTCGTATTTTACATTATACAGTTGGTCTTGAATATTTTCTGGTCACCCGTATTTTTTGGCGGGGACGCTTTTGTACCGGCCTCGGTGATCATTATCGCGATGGACATCCTCACGGCGATTACAATACGGTATTTCCTAGCGGTGCGGCGTGCAGCCGGATATCTGCTGGTTCCTTATCTGGTTTGGTTGCTTTTTGCGACATATCTGAGTATAGGCGTAGCCGTTCTGAACCCATAA